From a single Nicotiana tomentosiformis chromosome 2, ASM39032v3, whole genome shotgun sequence genomic region:
- the LOC138905256 gene encoding uncharacterized protein, with protein MPDQVQGQGVQDAPPPVPTVVPTVALPADAVARLLNVLEALVPTQGESPTPQATLQTQAPVQTQTFENKDVSLQEFLKLKSPKFTGSDNPEDPQSFLDGTLKALRALGCSSERVVELATYKLEDISNTWYETVLLGRPVGAAPLTWDEFTKLFMNHFLPDNLMQKYARDFKRLVQTPDMDVSKYNTKFCKLARYAPYLVPTEESRVQRFVDGLVGRLYIEVALQMKSLSYSNAVDLSRKIETKGREERAASDLCKKAKIEGSFSGGFSENRRAGNQGQQQQGSQTGTHLASRSTYRPHYRQGTRGPSSSGHHNSEQIYATTSVFLTCGATGSGNRGRGAGDRATVNQGQGNAGRVATPVEESLLAEYMYRACQIRVEGRDTLTDLIVLDMID; from the exons ATGCCAGATCAAGTGCAAGGGCAGGGAGTTCAGGACGCTCCACCACCAGTGCCAACTGTTGTACCTACTGTTGCCTTACCTGCAGACGCAGTGGCAAGGTTATTGAATGTGTTAGAGGCATTGGTTCCTACTCAGGGTGAAAGTCCAACTCCTCAGGCTACTTTACAGACACAAGCACCTGTACAGACTCAGACTTTCGAGAATAAAGATGTATCCCTACAAGAGTTTCTGaaattgaaatcaccaaaattcacAGGTTCTGATAATCCGGAAGATCCTCAAAGTTTCTTGGATGGGACACTCAAGGCATTACGTGCTCTTGGATGTTCTAGTGAGAGAGTCGTGGAGCTCGCAACATACAAACTAGAGGATATATCTAACACATGGTATGAAACTGTATTGCTAGGAAGGCCAGTAGGAGCAGCACCACTAACATGGGACGAATTCACTAAATTGTTCATGAATCATTTTCTTCCGGATAACCTGATGCAAAAATATGCTAGAGACTTTAAGAGATTGGTTCAGACTCCAGATATGGATGTGTCAAAATATAACACCAAGTTTTGTAAGCTGGCTAGATATGCCCCTTACTTAGTGCCTACCGAAGAATCTCGAGTTCAGAGGTTTGTTGATGGATTGGTTGGTCGTCTATACATTGAGGTAGCCCTACAGATGAAGTCTTTATCCTACTCTAATGCAGTCGACCTTTCTAGAAAGATTGAAACCAAGGGACGTGAGGAGCGTGCGGCTAGTGATTTATGTAAGAAGGCCAAGATAGAAGGGTCTTTCAGTGGCGGTTTTAGTGAAAATCGAAGAGCAGGAAATCAGGGACAACAACAACAGGGTTCTCAGACAGGGACACACTTGGCTTCACGGTCCACATACAGGCCACATTACAGACAGGGTACTAGGGGACCATCATCATCTGGACATCATAATTCTGAACAGATATATGCCACTACTTCAGTCTTCCTGACCTGTG GTGCCACAGGTTCAGGAAATAGAGGTCGAGGTGCTGGAGACCGTGCTACTGTGAATCAAGGACAAGGGAATGCTGGTAGAG TTGCTACTCCTGTTGAAGAGTCTCTATTAGCTGAATACATGTATCGTGCTTGCCAGATTCGGGTTGAGGGTAGAGATACTTTAACTGACCTTATTGTACTTGATATGATTGACTAA